From the genome of Bacteroides sp. MSB163, one region includes:
- a CDS encoding GH92 family glycosyl hydrolase: MRKLLLSICCLGCALWAQAKDFTQYVNPLMGTLSSFELSTGNTYPAIARPWGMNFWTPQTGKMGDGWQYVYTANKIRGFKQTHQPSPWINDYGQFSIMPVTGKPEFDEDKRASWFSHKGEVALPYYYKVYLAEHDVVTEFTPTERAVLFRFTFPENENSYVVVDAFDKGSYIKIIPEQNKIIGYTTRNSGGVPDNFKNYFVVEFDKPFSYQASVADGALVENQSEQTAGHAGAIIGFKTRKGEIVHARVASSFISFEQADRNLKELGSDSFETLVQKGQDAWNQVLGKIEVDGGNLDQYRTFYSCLYRSVLFPRAFFEFDEAGNPVHYSPYNGEVLPGYMYTDTGFWDTFRCLFPFLNLMYPSVNKQIQEGLINTYKESGFFPEWASPGHRGCMIGNNSASVLADAYLKGVKVDDVTTLYEGLIHGTKNVHPEVSSTGRLGYEYYNELGYVPYDVKINENTARTLEYAYDDWCIYRMAKALNRPKKELKLFADRAMNYKNVFDKESLLMRGRNKDGQFQAPFSPLKWGDAFTEGNSWHYSWSVFHDPQGLIDLMGGEKVFVEMLDSVFIVPPLFDDSYYGQVIHEIREMTVMNMGNYAHGNQPIQHMIYMYNYAGQPWKAQYWLRQVMNRMYTPGPDGYCGDEDNGQTSAWYVFSALGFYPVCPGTDEYVLGAPLFKKATLHFENGNSLVIDAANNSSENMYIESLRLDGNTYTKNYLKHGDLLKGGVLKFDMGSKPNLQRGTQAEDYPYSFSNEIKKK, translated from the coding sequence ATGAGGAAACTGCTTTTATCGATTTGCTGTTTAGGCTGTGCTCTCTGGGCTCAAGCCAAAGATTTTACGCAATACGTCAACCCGCTGATGGGGACATTGTCTTCTTTTGAACTTTCTACGGGAAATACATATCCGGCTATCGCACGCCCTTGGGGTATGAATTTCTGGACTCCGCAGACCGGAAAGATGGGAGATGGCTGGCAATATGTATATACTGCTAATAAGATTCGTGGTTTCAAGCAGACCCACCAGCCCAGTCCGTGGATTAATGATTACGGTCAGTTCTCCATCATGCCTGTAACAGGCAAACCAGAGTTTGATGAAGACAAACGTGCCAGTTGGTTCTCACACAAAGGAGAGGTCGCATTACCTTATTATTATAAGGTGTATCTTGCCGAACATGATGTTGTGACAGAGTTTACCCCCACTGAACGTGCCGTTTTGTTCCGTTTTACTTTCCCTGAGAACGAGAATTCATATGTTGTAGTAGATGCTTTTGATAAAGGCTCTTATATTAAGATCATTCCTGAGCAGAATAAGATAATCGGATACACCACCCGTAACAGCGGTGGAGTTCCTGATAACTTCAAGAACTATTTCGTTGTAGAATTTGATAAGCCTTTCAGTTATCAGGCTTCTGTTGCTGACGGTGCTTTGGTTGAAAACCAGAGTGAACAAACAGCAGGACATGCGGGAGCCATCATCGGTTTCAAAACCCGTAAGGGAGAAATTGTACATGCCCGTGTGGCTTCTTCCTTTATCAGTTTTGAGCAAGCAGACAGAAATCTGAAAGAGCTGGGGAGTGACAGTTTTGAAACTTTGGTTCAGAAAGGACAAGATGCCTGGAATCAGGTATTGGGAAAAATAGAAGTGGATGGAGGTAACCTTGATCAGTATCGCACTTTCTATTCCTGCTTGTACCGTTCAGTACTCTTCCCGCGTGCTTTCTTTGAGTTTGACGAGGCTGGAAATCCAGTTCACTACAGTCCTTATAATGGAGAAGTTTTGCCCGGATATATGTATACTGATACAGGCTTTTGGGATACTTTCCGTTGTCTGTTCCCTTTCCTCAACCTGATGTACCCTTCAGTAAACAAACAGATACAGGAAGGTCTTATCAATACGTATAAGGAAAGTGGCTTCTTCCCCGAATGGGCAAGTCCGGGACATCGCGGTTGTATGATCGGTAATAACTCCGCTTCTGTACTTGCCGACGCTTATCTGAAAGGTGTTAAAGTGGATGATGTAACTACCTTGTACGAAGGTCTTATCCACGGAACAAAGAATGTGCATCCGGAAGTTTCTTCTACCGGTCGCCTCGGTTATGAATACTATAATGAATTGGGATATGTTCCTTACGATGTGAAAATCAATGAGAACACTGCCCGCACTTTGGAATATGCCTATGACGACTGGTGCATCTACCGGATGGCAAAAGCCCTGAACCGTCCGAAGAAGGAACTGAAGCTTTTTGCTGACCGTGCTATGAATTATAAAAATGTGTTCGATAAGGAAAGCCTGTTGATGCGTGGACGCAATAAGGATGGACAGTTCCAGGCTCCTTTCTCACCCTTGAAGTGGGGAGATGCCTTTACGGAAGGAAACAGCTGGCATTATTCCTGGTCTGTATTCCACGATCCTCAAGGTTTGATTGATCTGATGGGTGGTGAAAAAGTCTTTGTTGAAATGTTGGACTCGGTATTTATCGTTCCTCCTTTATTCGATGACAGCTACTATGGCCAGGTAATCCATGAAATACGTGAGATGACGGTGATGAATATGGGTAATTATGCTCATGGCAACCAACCGATACAGCACATGATTTACATGTATAATTATGCCGGTCAGCCCTGGAAAGCTCAGTATTGGTTGCGTCAGGTGATGAATCGCATGTACACGCCCGGTCCTGACGGCTATTGTGGAGATGAAGATAACGGGCAGACTTCTGCCTGGTATGTATTCTCGGCATTAGGTTTCTATCCCGTTTGTCCGGGAACCGATGAGTATGTCTTGGGTGCTCCCTTGTTTAAAAAAGCAACGCTTCATTTTGAAAATGGTAATTCATTGGTGATCGATGCTGCTAATAATAGTTCTGAAAATATGTACATCGAATCGCTTCGCTTGGATGGAAACACGTATACGAAGAATTATCTGAAGCATGGAGATCTGCTAAAGGGCGGTGTCTTGAAATTTGATATGGGTAGCAAACCTAATTTACAACGAGGAACACAGGCGGAAGATTACCCGTATTCTTTCTCCAATGAAATAAAAAAGAAATAA